AGGGTTGCTTTGAACACGTGAAAGAAACGTTGGATACTGCTCAAGCTGCATGTGCGTTGCTCGAAAAATTTCCGGGAATGATGCTAACGAAAGAACAAACCAGTGAAATCAGCCGCAGACGCGGGAAGCTACTGGATCTGATTAATCGATTGGTTGAACGAAAAGTTCCAGATGAAGAACCAATTCAACTGGAGAATCAGCCTGACAAGAAGAAAAAGCAGGAATTCCCAGCGATGCAATGGGTTTTACAACCGGAACAAACACATTTAAAGCTACCAGATGCCTCGGCGTTTGAAGCCAACCTGGAAATGATGTTACTGGCGGGAACTTCGACGGAACTGAATAGCGGTTTGCTGCTTGTGCAAATGAACCAATACGAGCAGTTGAAAGAACGCTTTGGAATTATGGCTCCCGTCAAATTCATGAAAACAATTTCACGACTGGCGTTACATAAAATCAGAGACGAAGACGTTATCTGTTTTTGGAAATCGGACACACTGGCAATTTTACTTCCCGGCTTTTCCAGCAGCGAAGGACAAATTAACGCTGAAACCATTCGAGATGCCATTCGGCATCATCATTTCCGCCTGGAAACGACCAGCTCAGAAGTGGTTGTCACAGCCAGCCTTGCTTATGTCACTTGTGTTCCCGGTGACTCAGCAGAATTGATCCTGGACCGTGGACTACATGCCTTAGCCAAATCTCAGAAACAAGGCCGCAACCAACTCATCATTCAAGACAGCCACGCGTACAAGAATAAAGAAGCTGTTTGATTCTCAAATAGACAAAGGCAGATTGAAAACCATAAAAGAACTCTCTGTAAGACACTCTATTTTTCCGAAACCGTCTTCTCCATTTGACTAATCCACGTATGAATCAGGTCAACGGCTTCCTGGTGCACAATCCGATTGCCAATATTGGGCATCCGGGCTGCCAGGTCACTGGATTGTAAACGATGCATTAAAATCGATTTCTCTGGTTTGCCGGGAACAATATCATAACTTCGCCCTCCTGATCCCCTCCCCGCTGCAACAGGCGTTTTCCAGACGCCAAGTTTCACAGGATCCGTTTGTGATAAACGCAAATCTAATCCCGTTGTACGAGCATTCCCGCCGGGACTATGACAATGGGCGCAATTCACTGATAAATAAGCACGTACTCGCTGGTTCAGGTTCCCGGAATGCGGGTTGTCAAAATCAGCCAGCATTTCAATGACCGCCGGTTCGGGAGCACTTTCAATCAGATCCATTCGTTTCAGATAGGCTAGCTGGTTTTCTTCGCCATGTGCGTATTGGTATGTACGATTCATGTTGGCAGCGACCGGGCCAATGGGAATATATTTGTCATGCCGACTATGACAACTGATACATTGGTTTGCATTCGGCACCAGATGTTGTGTAGACCGCTGTTTTCCATCAGAATGAATCCAGGAAACATCGACCTCACCTCCCCCCAGACTTAATTCGGCATCCGTTTGCGACTCATTCCAGATGTAAGAATATCCATACCAGCCAGAGTCTTTGAGAAATTCGATTCTTGTTTCCAGCAAACGCTCACCCTGTGAAGGATCTCGCATGTCGTTTAAATACGAGAACGTTTTAATCAGCATCGTCCCCACCGGAAAATCAAGAACACCCGCTGATTTGAATTTGATTTTTTTCCCTGCTGGCAAACGAATGAAGCGATGCTTAGATGTGTAATCGGTAAATAAGGTCGTAATTAAATCATAGGGAATCACCCCTTCAGCGGGTTCCTGAGTCACGCCACTCCCTTTAAAGAGCCCCAGTTCTGACAGTTTCTGTGGTGCCGCGTAATACACAAGTAATGTTGTATTTTTGGCTGGCTGTGGTTTTCCATGTAGCTTCAGATGCACCGGCTTTAGCGATGTCAGAGTTCCTTTAAAAGGAGTCATATCCATACCGGGCTGATATTTCCCAGCGGCAATATTAGCAGGATTTAAATTACTGAAATCAATATTTAAAAATCGCGCCTTACCATTATTAGACAATCGCAAGGATTTCTCAGTCGGCAGTTTCCCATCGACCAGCTTTTTCTGATCAATCATTCCATCAAAGGTGATATCAGGTAGTGGAGTGCCCACAATTGACTTCAGAAGCAAACCCAACTCGCCATCGGGTACCGTACCCCCACCGCTAATCTGATTGTCATGTATGAAAATTCCTTCTGGATAGGGATCAAAGTTTTTATCTTTCGTTTTCTTCTGTTGAATCAGAAAACTGACTACCGACACACTGAAGGAGTTGTTGTCAGTAATGAAATTGTCAAAAACTTCCACATCATCCGTCGCCATGATTAACACTCCTGAGCCCGCGGGCACAGAAGCAACCATATTCCCTTTAGGAGCAAAATTCTTGGTATTATTCTTAATGATCTGATTTCGGAAGAGGCGAACATGACGTCCATTTTTCTGAGGCAACCCCGGCAAATCAAAGACCAAGAGCCCCCCCGTATTGTTTGTCACGATATTATCATAGACATCCGCATTAATGGTATTTTCAATCTCAATGCCCGCGACGTTCCATTCCGCACGACAGTTTCTCACAATCACGTCTGTAGTCTGTCCGACGTAAATCCCTGCATCGGCGGCTCCGATGGCAATACAGTTCTCAATTAACACGTTCTTACACTGAACCGGATAGAGACCATAGGCTCCGTTGGTCGACTTGGGACCTCCCGTCCATTCCGTACGAACCCCACGAAAGGTAACATTCTCTGCCCCTAATACTTTGATTGCATTATGGCTGGTGTCCTCAACAGCAAAATTCTCCAAGACCAGATTATCTCCACTCGCCAATAATCCATAACTTCCATCACGTTGATTTTTAAATGTGAGAATGGTTTTATCTTGTCCCCGCCCGCGGATGGTGACATTGTCGGTGACCAGATTCAAACCAGACTGTAATTCATACGTTCCTGCCTCTAACTGAAGAATGTCACCAGGAATCGCCTGAATCAATCGCGATTGGAAGCGAAACGGAAAATCAGGACCGGGTGAGAATGTATAAGTCGCTGAAACCAGCTTGGGAGCAGTCGATTCCTCGGCCCTCAACAGAGAATTCTCTGAAAATAGCACACCAGCCAGGATAAGACTCGCGAGACTGACAACCTGTGTTGAAATGAAAGAATTGATTTTGGACATGTCTGATGATCCTGCAATGACTCTGCTTGAAGT
The Gimesia aquarii DNA segment above includes these coding regions:
- a CDS encoding GGDEF domain-containing protein gives rise to the protein MMAILLTSQFSISNDVLICFGAGLLIAVSLGFTAGYVVGKSAPARNLRRAKKHIQGCFEHVKETLDTAQAACALLEKFPGMMLTKEQTSEISRRRGKLLDLINRLVERKVPDEEPIQLENQPDKKKKQEFPAMQWVLQPEQTHLKLPDASAFEANLEMMLLAGTSTELNSGLLLVQMNQYEQLKERFGIMAPVKFMKTISRLALHKIRDEDVICFWKSDTLAILLPGFSSSEGQINAETIRDAIRHHHFRLETTSSEVVVTASLAYVTCVPGDSAELILDRGLHALAKSQKQGRNQLIIQDSHAYKNKEAV
- a CDS encoding parallel beta-helix domain-containing protein → MSKINSFISTQVVSLASLILAGVLFSENSLLRAEESTAPKLVSATYTFSPGPDFPFRFQSRLIQAIPGDILQLEAGTYELQSGLNLVTDNVTIRGRGQDKTILTFKNQRDGSYGLLASGDNLVLENFAVEDTSHNAIKVLGAENVTFRGVRTEWTGGPKSTNGAYGLYPVQCKNVLIENCIAIGAADAGIYVGQTTDVIVRNCRAEWNVAGIEIENTINADVYDNIVTNNTGGLLVFDLPGLPQKNGRHVRLFRNQIIKNNTKNFAPKGNMVASVPAGSGVLIMATDDVEVFDNFITDNNSFSVSVVSFLIQQKKTKDKNFDPYPEGIFIHDNQISGGGTVPDGELGLLLKSIVGTPLPDITFDGMIDQKKLVDGKLPTEKSLRLSNNGKARFLNIDFSNLNPANIAAGKYQPGMDMTPFKGTLTSLKPVHLKLHGKPQPAKNTTLLVYYAAPQKLSELGLFKGSGVTQEPAEGVIPYDLITTLFTDYTSKHRFIRLPAGKKIKFKSAGVLDFPVGTMLIKTFSYLNDMRDPSQGERLLETRIEFLKDSGWYGYSYIWNESQTDAELSLGGGEVDVSWIHSDGKQRSTQHLVPNANQCISCHSRHDKYIPIGPVAANMNRTYQYAHGEENQLAYLKRMDLIESAPEPAVIEMLADFDNPHSGNLNQRVRAYLSVNCAHCHSPGGNARTTGLDLRLSQTDPVKLGVWKTPVAAGRGSGGRSYDIVPGKPEKSILMHRLQSSDLAARMPNIGNRIVHQEAVDLIHTWISQMEKTVSEK